From Saccopteryx leptura isolate mSacLep1 chromosome 3, mSacLep1_pri_phased_curated, whole genome shotgun sequence, one genomic window encodes:
- the LOC136399493 gene encoding zinc finger protein 835-like: MDGPLATAASQGSELGEAWIHQGHFKDWQDHQESCLKPESHEKDPAGDSDSATDEGDTDGILGTRPNPPVTQASRQPRRQGVQGKNPKLAAGAGGPRKPWKCEDCGKAFCNRSTLTLHHRTHTGEKPFVCPECSKAFSQSASLVEHRRLHTGEKPFACAQCGKAFTQRGQLRQHQRVHTGERPYVCQDCGRAFSHRANLAQHSLVHTGARPYKCRECGATFGHASSLLEHERIHTGEKPFRCGDCGKGFSQGSALTLHRRMHTGERPYMCPECGKAFRHRAYLIRHHIVHTGERPYECSGCGKAFSFSSALIRHQRTHSDKKAHSAQPVERDTPAQLPHLTGHLHSPRKEKPFLPVC, translated from the coding sequence ATGGACGGACCCCTGGCCACTGCTGCCTCCCAGGGCTCTGAGTTGGGAGAAGCCTGGATACACCAGGGTCACTTCAAGGACTGGCAGGACCACCAGGAGAGCTGTTTGAAGCCAGAGAGCCATGAGAAAGACCCTGCCGGGGACAGTGACAGTGCCACGGATGAGGGTGACACTGATGGAATCCTGGGAACCAGACCAAACCCTCCCGTTACCCAGGCCTCACGCCAGCCCCGGAGGCAGGGCGTACAGGGAAAGAACCCGAAGCTGGCCGCCGGTGCCGGGGGCCCCAGGAAGCCTTGGAAGTGTGAGGACTGCGGCAAGGCCTTCTGCAACCGTTCAACATTAACCCTGCACCACAGGACGCACACCGGGGAGAAGCCGTTCGTGTGCCCCGAGTGCAGCAAGGCCTTCAGCCAGAGCGCGTCGCTGGTGGAGCACCGGCGCCTCCACACCGGCGAGAAGCCGTTCGCGTGTGCACAGTGTGGCAAGGCGTTCACGCAGCGGGGGCAATTGAGGCAGCACCAGCGTGTACACACGGGTGAGCGGCCCTACGTGTGCCAGGACTGTGGCCGCGCCTTCAGCCATCGCGCCAACCTGGCGCAGCACAGCCTGGTGCACACGGGCGCCAGACCCTACAAGTGCCGGGAGTGCGGGGCCACCTTCGGCCACGCGTCCTCCCTTCTGGAGCATGAGAGGATCCACACCGGTGAGAAGCCCTTCCGCTGTGGGGACTGCGGGAAGGGCTTCAGCCAGGGCTCAGCGCTTACCCTGCACCGGCGCATGCACACTGGGGAGCGGCCCTACATGTGCCCAGAGTGTGGCAAGGCCTTCCGCCACCGTGCTTACCTGATCCGGCACCACATCGTGCACACCGGGGAGCGGCCCTACGAGTGCAGCGGATGCGGCAAGGCCTTCAGCTTCTCCTCCGCCCTCATCCGGCATCAAAGGACGCACTCTGACAAGAAGGCCCACAGCGCGCAGCCTGTAGAAAGGGACACCCCTGCCCAGCTGCCACACCTGACTGGACACCTGCACTCACCCAGGAAAGAGAAACCTTTCCTTCCAGTGTGTTAA
- the LOC136399478 gene encoding zinc finger protein 835-like, protein MDGPLATAASQGSELGEAWIHQGHFKDKQDHQESCLKPESHEKDPAGDSDSATDGGDTGGILGTRPNPLVTQASRQPGRQGVQGKNPKQAADAGGPGKPWKCEDCGKAFSQGSYLAAHRRTHTGERPHVCPDCGKAFTRPVLLVQHRRVHTGERPFACDQCTQAFRGRTALQEHQRVHTGEKPFACGQCPKTFRLSSSLLSHQRTHTAERPYVCSQCAKAFMQAAHLRQHRRTHTGERPHACEDCGRAFSHRWSLVQHRRVHTGEKPYTCPECGLSFSQSASLAGHQRIHTGEKPFACVQCGKAFTQVSQLNQHRRVHTGERPYVCGDCGRTFSHQSHLAQHHLLHTGARPYKCQECGATFGHVSSVLEHERLHTGEKPFRCGDCGKGFSQDAALTLHRRTHTGERPYACPECGKAFRHRDHLIQHHMVHTGERPYDCGSCGKAFRRSSTLIQHQRTHSDKKAHSVQPGQGHPCPGEQKPVSSSEPAEIFGDQQNES, encoded by the coding sequence ATGGACGGACCCCTGGCCACTGCTGCCTCCCAGGGCTCTGAGTTGGGAGAAGCCTGGATACACCAGGGTCACTTCAAGGACAAGCAGGACCACCAGGAGAGCTGTTTGAAGCCAGAGAGCCATGAGAAAGACCCTGCTGGGGACAGTGACAGTGCCACGGATGGGGGTGACACTGGTGGAATTCTGGGAACCAGACCAAACCCTCTCGTTACCCAGGCCTCACGCCAGCCCGGGAGGCAGGGCGTACAGGGAAAGAACCCGAAGCAGGCCGCGGACGCTGGGGGCCCTGGGAAGCCTTGGAAGTGTGAGGACTGCGGCAAGGCCTTCAGCCAGGGCTCCTACCTGGCAGCTCACCGGCGCACGCACACAGGCGAGCGGCCACACGTGTGTCCTGACTGCGGCAAGGCCTTCACACGCCCCGTGCTCCTGGTGCAGCACCGGCGCGTGCACACAGGCGAACGGCCCTTCGCCTGCGACCAGTGTACCCAGGCCTTCCGGGGCCGCACGGCTCTGCAGGAGCACCAGCGCGTGCATACCGGGGAGAAGCCATTCGCGTGCGGGCAGTGCCCCAAGACCTTCCGCCTCTCTTCTTCGCTGCTCAGTCACCAGCGCACGCACACGGCCGAGCGACCCTACGTCTGCAGCCAGTGTGCCAAGGCCTTCATGCAGGCAGCGCACCTGCGGCAGCACCGGCGCACACACACGGGCGAGCGGCCCCATGCTTGCGAGGACTGTGGCCGCGCCTTCAGCCACCGGTGGTCCCTGGTGCAGCACCGGCGCGTGCACACGGGTGAGAAGCCCTACACGTGCCCCGAGTGCGGCCTGTCCTTCAGCCAGAGTGCCTCGCTGGCAGGGCACCAGCGCATCCACACCGGCGAGAAGCCATTTGCCTGCGTGCAGTGCGGCAAGGCCTTCACGCAGGTCTCCCAACTGAACCAGCACCGGCGCGTGCACACAGGCGAGCGGCCCTATGTGTGCGGGGACTGTGGTCGCACCTTCAGCCACCAGTCGCACTTGGCGCAACACCACCTGCTGCACACGGGTGCCAGGCCCTACAAGTGTCAGGAGTGCGGGGCTACCTTCGGTCACGTGTCCTCCGTCCTGGAGCATGAGAGGCTCCACACCGGCGAGAAGCCCTTCCGCTGTGGGGACTGTGGCAAGGGCTTCAGCCAGGACGCGGCGCTCACCCTGCACCGGCGCACACACACTGGGGAGCGGCCCTACGCGTGCCCGGAGTGCGGCAAGGCCTTCCGCCACCGTGATCACCTGATCCAGCACCACATGGTGCACACTGGGGAGCGGCCCTACGATTGTGGCAGCTGCGGCAAGGCCTTCCGCCGCTCCTCCACCCTCATCCAGCACCAGAGGACGCACTCCGACAAGAAGGCCCACAGCGTGCAGCCTGGGCAGGGACACCCCTGCCCCGGGGAGCAGAAACCTGTTAGCAGTAGTGAACCTGCAGAAATCTTTGGGGACCAGCAGAACGAGAGCTAA